In one Verrucomicrobiia bacterium genomic region, the following are encoded:
- the phoU gene encoding phosphate signaling complex protein PhoU, with translation MQRHFDEELGLIKKKLAEMAGLAEGMISRAVQVLVERDSKLAEEIWPDEKEVNSKQLDIDEDCLKLLALHQPMATDLRFLVATLRITGELERIADQAVNITQAALVLIEKPELKPLIDIPRMATVAAGMVKDSLDSFVKKDPALARQVLERDNEVDAYKDQIFRELLTYMFSDPKSIERAIELILISRHLERIADHATNIAEDAIYYVEGRDVRHHAAE, from the coding sequence ATGCAAAGGCACTTTGACGAGGAACTGGGGCTCATCAAAAAAAAGCTGGCCGAGATGGCCGGGTTGGCGGAGGGGATGATTTCCCGTGCCGTGCAAGTTTTGGTTGAGCGGGATTCGAAACTGGCGGAAGAAATCTGGCCGGATGAGAAGGAAGTGAATTCAAAGCAGCTGGATATTGATGAGGATTGCCTGAAACTTCTGGCCCTCCACCAGCCGATGGCCACCGATTTGCGCTTCCTGGTGGCCACCCTGCGCATCACCGGAGAGCTGGAACGGATTGCCGACCAGGCGGTCAACATCACTCAGGCGGCCTTGGTGTTGATTGAAAAGCCGGAGCTAAAACCGCTTATCGACATCCCCCGCATGGCCACAGTGGCGGCCGGAATGGTGAAGGATAGCTTGGATTCCTTTGTGAAAAAAGATCCGGCGTTGGCCCGGCAGGTGCTGGAGCGGGACAACGAAGTGGACGCCTATAAGGATCAGATTTTCCGCGAGCTTTTAACCTATATGTTCTCCGACCCCAAATCGATTGAGCGGGCCATCGAACTCATCTTGATCTCTCGCCATCTCGAACGGATTGCCGACCACGCCACCAACATCGCCGAAGACGCCATCTACTACGTGGAAGGGCGCGACGTCCGTCACCACGCCGCCGAGTAG